TTTTAAAGGAATAATTATGAATTTGACTGGTAAACAAAAAGCAAAACTAAAATCAATAGGACAAACCCAAAAAGTAATGGTTCAGATTGGTGATAAAGGCGTTACAGAAAATGTGATCAGAAGCTTGGATGAGGCTCTGGAAGCGCATGAACTGATCAAAATCTCTGTTCAGCATCCGCATCGTGATATTCGTAAGGAAATGATCGCAGAACTGGCAGAGAAATCCGAATCTCAGATCGTTAATATAATCGGAAAGACAGCACTGTTATTCAAAGAAAATCCTGAAAAACCGGTAATTTCTGAAAAATTGTAGCGAACTCATCCTGCCGTCCTTCTCTTCTTCGAAAGGTTTAAGATTAAAAGGCAGCAATAGCTGCGAAAATCAGGCATTACAAAACTGGAGTTTTGTAACGAGTATGTAGAAATAAAGATGAAACTCTGAAAAGGTCTCTTTCAACCAGTTCATGCTTTTGACACTTTCAGAGTTGGAGCGAATAAAATACCTTGAAAGTGCTAAGGAAGATGAGGGTTTGTATGAAGCCTTTTCAAGGTTAAACG
This genomic interval from Candidatus Cloacimonadota bacterium contains the following:
- a CDS encoding YhbY family RNA-binding protein, with amino-acid sequence MNLTGKQKAKLKSIGQTQKVMVQIGDKGVTENVIRSLDEALEAHELIKISVQHPHRDIRKEMIAELAEKSESQIVNIIGKTALLFKENPEKPVISEKL